A stretch of Oncorhynchus mykiss isolate Arlee chromosome 12, USDA_OmykA_1.1, whole genome shotgun sequence DNA encodes these proteins:
- the LOC110538691 gene encoding calcium-binding mitochondrial carrier protein SCaMC-3, which yields MGEGRARFCFGWTRARCQEQDKGVSDPGREPETRERWAELFDQLDLNKDGKVDINELRIGLAARGLLRSDAEEIVRESDTNHDGLLDFEEFSQYLWAHEKELRLMFHTLDRNHDGRIDVGEIQQSLHNLGLEVSTEHAIKILQSMDRDGTMTINWNEWRDHFLFNPLHNMEGIAHYWKHSLMFDIGEHMTVPPEFSQQERQSGVVWRQLVAGAMAGAVSRTGTAPLDRLKVFLQVHGSSSRGINLWTGLRGMVQEGGVRALWRGNGINVLKIAPESAIKFMAYEQIKWLIRGRNEAGTLRVQERFIAGSLAGATAQTIIYPMEVLKTRLTLRKTGQYSGIVDCAHQILRKEGVRAFYRGYVPNTLGIIPYAGIDLAVYETLKNAWLQRYSKGSADPGVLVLLGCGTVSSTCGQLASYPLALIRTRMQAQASTEGGPKLSMVGQFKHIISHDGVPGLYRGIAPNFLKVIPAVSISYVVYEHMKKALGVKS from the exons ATGGGCGAAGGCAGGGCTCGGTTCTGCTTTGGTTGGACCCGGGCTCGCTGTCAAGAACAAGACAAAGGTGTGTCGGACCCTGGGAGGGAACCGGAAACGCGAGAGAGATGGGCCGAACTGTTCGACCAACTGGACCTCAATAAAGACGGTAAAGTCGACATCAACGAGCTGAGGATAGGACTCGCTGCACGCGGTTTACTTCGCAGTGACGCGGAGGAG ATAGTGCGTGAGAGTGACACCAACCATGATGGCTTGCTGGACTTTGAGGAGTTCTCTCAGTACCTGTGGGCCCACGAGAAGGAATTGCGGCTCATGTTCCACACACTGGACCGCAACCATGACG GGCGCATTGATGTCGGGGAGATTCAACAATCGCTGCACAACCTGGGACTGGAGGTGTCCACAGAACACGCCATCAAAATACTacagag tATGGACAGGGACGGCACCATGACTATCAACTGGAATGAGTGGCGAGATCACTTCCTGTTTAACCCTCTTCACAACATGGAGGGCATCGCCCACTACTGGAAACATTCTCTG ATGTTTGACATCGGAGAGCACATGACAGTGCCTCCAGAGTTTTCCCAACAAGAGCGCCAGTCGGGGGTAGTGTGGAGGCAGCTGGTTGCCGGGGCGATGGCAGGGGCGGTGTCACGTACAGGAACCGCCCCCCTCGACCGTCTCAAGGTCTTCCTACAG GTGCATGGCTCCAGCTCTAGGGGGATCAACCTGTGGACGGGGCTGAGGGGGATGGTCCAGGAGGGGGGTGTACGAGCCCTCTGGAGGGGCAACGGCATCAACGTCCTCAAAATAGCCCCAGAGTCTGCCATCAAGTTCATGGCCTATGAACAG ATCAAGTGGCTGATCCGGGGCAGAAATGAAGCGGGTACTCTGCGGGTGCAGGAGAGGTTCATCGCTGGCTCGCTGGCTGGAGCCACCGCACAGACAATCATCTACCCTATGGAG GTGCTGAAGACTCGTCTGACCCTGAGGAAGACTGGCCAGTACTCTGGCATTGTAGACTGTGCCCATCAGATCCTGAGGAAGGAGGGGGTGCGAGCCTTCTACAGGGGCTACGTGCCCAACACACTTGGCATCATACCGTATGCTGGCATAGACCTGGCCGTCTACgag ACTCTGAAGAATGCCTGGCTCCAGCGGTACAGTAAGGGCTCTGCCGACCCGGGGGTGTTGGTACTGCTGGGCTGTGGTACTGTGTCTAGTACCTGTGGACAACTGGCCTCCTACCCCCTGGCTCTCATTAGAACACGTATGCAGGCCCAGG cctccactgaggGCGGGCCCAAGCTGTCCATGGTCGGTCAGTTCAAGCACATCATATCACATGACGGGGTACCTGGGCTCTACCGCGGCATCGCCCCCAACTTCCTGAAGgtcattcctgctgtcagcatctCGTACGTGGTATACGAACACATGAAGAAGGCTCTGGGTGTGAAATCGTAG